A portion of the Calothrix sp. 336/3 genome contains these proteins:
- a CDS encoding iron-sulfur cluster assembly accessory protein has protein sequence MTQATQSQQQSQQRGIQLSESALRQVKMLRSSQGEDLCLRVGVRQGGCSGMSYMMDFEDVSKITDKDDVFDYDGFKIVCDRKSLLYLYGLMLDYSDAMIGGGFQFTNPNAAQTCGCGKSFGV, from the coding sequence ATGACACAGGCAACTCAGTCTCAACAACAGTCTCAACAACGGGGTATTCAGTTAAGCGAATCAGCACTCAGACAGGTAAAAATGCTCCGCAGCAGCCAAGGAGAAGACCTTTGTTTGCGCGTCGGGGTGCGTCAAGGTGGCTGTTCCGGGATGTCTTACATGATGGATTTTGAAGATGTCAGCAAAATTACTGACAAAGATGATGTTTTTGATTACGACGGTTTTAAAATCGTCTGCGATCGCAAGAGTCTATTGTATCTTTATGGTTTAATGCTAGATTACAGCGACGCGATGATCGGTGGCGGTTTCCAATTCACTAATCCGAATGCAGCTCAAACCTGTGGTTGTGGTAAGTCCTTTGGTGTGTAA
- a CDS encoding TetR/AcrR family transcriptional regulator, protein MSAKLTKAEQTLRTRRAILDRARQLFATKGYAATGTEEIINGLGITRGALYHQFHDKLGVFKAVVAEAYGEMTDYIHNQVETIEDPWEQLIVGCQAFLEIAQQGDLRRLVYIEAPAVLAAETLVEFDQYGFGLLYESIQTVVNEGKLNTIDAQGFAHLLNGSLNELAAWVAQSNDPQRLKTAQILVETLLIRHQR, encoded by the coding sequence ATGTCCGCCAAGTTAACCAAAGCTGAACAAACCCTACGTACTCGCCGTGCTATTCTCGATCGGGCGCGTCAACTATTTGCCACCAAAGGATATGCGGCAACTGGAACCGAGGAAATTATCAACGGATTGGGGATTACTCGTGGGGCGTTGTATCATCAATTTCACGATAAGCTAGGGGTTTTCAAGGCTGTAGTTGCCGAAGCCTATGGGGAGATGACAGACTACATTCACAACCAGGTAGAGACTATAGAAGACCCTTGGGAACAGTTAATTGTAGGCTGTCAGGCATTTTTAGAAATTGCCCAGCAAGGAGATTTGCGGCGGTTGGTATATATTGAAGCACCAGCAGTTTTAGCCGCAGAAACCTTAGTTGAGTTTGATCAGTATGGGTTTGGATTGCTCTATGAATCAATTCAGACAGTTGTCAACGAGGGAAAACTGAATACGATTGATGCTCAAGGTTTTGCCCATTTGTTAAACGGTTCCCTGAATGAGTTGGCAGCATGGGTTGCCCAATCCAATGACCCCCAACGGTTGAAAACGGCTCAAATTTTAGTCGAGACTCTATTAATTCGGCATCAACGCTGA
- a CDS encoding GNAT family N-acetyltransferase, with the protein MTVELRTRKATYADIPFLARIVYEASLPPLNHCFWGDLLPEGTSSLAFIEAMLRADASNWGNAQDFLILEAEGKPVAAAAGYTPNLEDYCPLRLSCMEAIAHHLNWSSEVAAAFSDRYLQYWGGNCQPIFLAPQAPWIIETVAVVPEARGQGLGKTVVRALLEAGKAQQYSHAGIMIINGNNTALRTYESVGFQPYQTFYSAYFWDNYQIDFPGVTKFTLRLN; encoded by the coding sequence ATGACAGTCGAACTTCGTACCCGCAAAGCTACCTATGCAGATATTCCTTTCCTTGCCAGAATAGTATATGAAGCCTCTTTACCGCCTTTGAATCATTGTTTTTGGGGAGACTTGTTGCCAGAGGGAACCAGTTCATTGGCATTTATTGAGGCAATGTTGAGGGCGGATGCTTCTAATTGGGGTAACGCGCAAGATTTCTTGATTTTAGAAGCCGAAGGCAAGCCCGTAGCCGCAGCAGCAGGCTATACACCGAATTTAGAAGATTACTGTCCTTTGCGTCTATCTTGTATGGAGGCGATCGCCCACCACTTAAATTGGTCATCAGAAGTTGCCGCAGCTTTTAGCGATCGCTACTTGCAATATTGGGGAGGGAATTGCCAACCGATTTTTCTCGCACCCCAAGCTCCCTGGATTATTGAAACTGTGGCAGTAGTACCGGAAGCACGGGGGCAAGGATTGGGAAAAACTGTGGTGAGAGCTTTGTTAGAAGCCGGGAAAGCACAACAGTATTCTCACGCAGGAATCATGATAATAAATGGTAACAATACAGCCCTTCGTACTTATGAGTCTGTTGGCTTTCAGCCATACCAAACCTTTTATAGCGCCTACTTTTGGGATAATTATCAGATAGATTTCCCAGGTGTGACTAAGTTTACTCTTCGTCTAAATTAG
- a CDS encoding SDR family oxidoreductase: MSKSFQTMLVAGASRGIGLAVAEHLAPQSQRLLAVSRTFAPIGEWIQADLSQLEGVEKVAEAIGGDRLDGLLYMGGTWETHAFTRQYSFEDCSDIDIARVIAVNLVAPIRLAKALLPALRQSDNPKIIFMGSLSGRDNFSGREVANSASKFGLRGVVHSLREELRSQQIGVTVINPGNVGTPEVIADLQANNLLGGEAIPLTDLLKIIDCVLSLSRATCVKEIDVPAMLGEGA, encoded by the coding sequence ATGTCTAAGTCATTCCAGACAATGCTTGTAGCTGGTGCTAGTCGGGGAATTGGACTTGCGGTTGCCGAACATTTAGCACCCCAATCCCAGCGCTTGCTGGCAGTTTCTCGGACTTTTGCACCGATTGGAGAATGGATTCAGGCAGATTTATCGCAACTAGAGGGTGTGGAAAAGGTGGCAGAGGCGATTGGTGGCGATCGCCTGGATGGATTGTTATACATGGGGGGAACTTGGGAAACCCATGCATTTACTCGCCAATACAGCTTTGAAGATTGCTCGGATATAGATATTGCCAGAGTTATTGCGGTGAATTTAGTCGCACCAATTCGTTTGGCGAAAGCTTTACTACCAGCATTACGGCAATCGGATAACCCGAAAATTATTTTTATGGGTTCCCTTTCGGGAAGGGATAACTTTTCCGGGCGAGAAGTTGCCAATAGTGCCTCCAAATTTGGGTTGCGGGGTGTGGTGCATTCCTTGCGTGAAGAGTTGCGTTCCCAGCAAATTGGTGTAACAGTGATTAATCCCGGAAATGTTGGCACACCGGAAGTTATAGCCGATTTGCAAGCAAATAACCTGTTGGGTGGTGAGGCAATTCCTTTAACAGATTTATTGAAGATTATTGATTGTGTCCTCTCATTATCAAGAGCTACTTGTGTGAAGGAGATTGATGTACCTGCAATGTTAGGTGAGGGAGCTTGA
- a CDS encoding DNA-directed RNA polymerase subunit omega, whose protein sequence is MLKRSRFETTPSQIMHRAEDLISAASNRYRITVQVANRAKRRRYEDFDSAEDMMMKPVLRAIIEMSDELTQPEIIGEV, encoded by the coding sequence ATGCTTAAGCGTTCTAGATTCGAGACTACCCCATCGCAAATTATGCACCGTGCTGAGGATTTAATTAGTGCAGCCTCAAATCGCTACCGCATTACGGTTCAGGTGGCAAATCGTGCTAAACGTCGTCGCTATGAAGATTTTGACAGCGCTGAAGACATGATGATGAAACCTGTACTGCGGGCAATTATTGAAATGTCTGATGAGTTAACCCAACCTGAGATTATTGGTGAAGTCTAA
- a CDS encoding glycoside hydrolase family 13 protein: protein MEFHTPNWAKHAVFYQIFPDRFARSPQHQQNFLRSSPWEDWDAPPTLQGYKGGDLWGIKDNLDYIQDLGITAIYFTPIFQSACNHRYHTHDYYQVDPILGGNIAFREFLDAAHEKNIKIVLDGVFNHCSRGFFFFHDVLENGSYSPWIDWFEIEDFPLAPYTGDSPANYRSWVGNRALPVFNHNNPQVREYLMKIAEYWIEFGIDGWRLDVPFEISAPGFWQEFRQRVKAINPEAYIVGEIWGDSRQWLDGTQFDGVMNYLFTGATIAFTGGDRIQPQHIQGRDYEPYPPISATEYATKIHNLLQLYPWEIQLTQLNLLASHDTARLLTMADGDINTVKLATLLLMTFPGAPSIYYGDEVGLMGGIDPDCRRGFPQAQDWNQELLQTHRQLIQLRHKYPCLRIGTYEVLHAQGELYVFARIRETEVLIIAVNTGSTTINHNLDISQLTSQPEVVIYGTGTIVQLLPESHNTYLELTIPPRTGCIIAKE, encoded by the coding sequence ATGGAATTTCACACTCCCAACTGGGCAAAACACGCTGTTTTTTACCAAATTTTCCCCGATCGCTTTGCCAGAAGTCCGCAACATCAACAGAATTTCTTACGTAGTTCACCATGGGAAGATTGGGATGCTCCTCCCACACTCCAAGGGTATAAGGGTGGTGATTTGTGGGGAATTAAGGATAATCTGGACTACATCCAAGATTTAGGGATAACGGCAATCTACTTCACACCAATTTTTCAATCTGCTTGTAATCACCGCTACCATACCCATGATTACTATCAAGTAGATCCCATTCTCGGAGGTAATATTGCCTTTCGAGAATTTTTAGATGCTGCCCACGAAAAAAATATCAAAATTGTCTTAGATGGTGTTTTTAATCACTGTAGTCGTGGTTTTTTCTTTTTCCATGATGTTTTGGAAAATGGTTCCTATTCCCCTTGGATTGATTGGTTTGAGATTGAAGATTTTCCCCTTGCCCCCTATACAGGTGATTCGCCAGCTAATTACCGTAGTTGGGTAGGAAATCGCGCATTACCAGTTTTTAACCATAACAATCCCCAGGTGCGGGAATATTTAATGAAAATTGCCGAATATTGGATTGAATTTGGTATTGATGGTTGGCGTTTAGATGTGCCCTTTGAAATTAGCGCTCCTGGATTTTGGCAAGAATTTCGGCAACGGGTAAAAGCAATTAATCCTGAAGCTTATATTGTGGGTGAAATTTGGGGAGACTCTCGACAATGGTTAGATGGAACCCAGTTTGACGGGGTGATGAATTATTTATTTACAGGAGCAACAATTGCTTTTACTGGTGGCGATCGCATTCAACCCCAACACATCCAAGGAAGGGATTACGAACCCTATCCACCCATATCAGCCACAGAATACGCCACCAAAATTCACAATCTCCTCCAGCTCTACCCCTGGGAAATTCAACTCACCCAATTAAATCTGCTTGCTAGTCATGACACCGCACGGTTACTTACCATGGCAGATGGCGATATCAACACAGTCAAATTAGCTACATTACTATTAATGACTTTCCCCGGTGCCCCTAGCATCTACTATGGTGATGAAGTCGGCTTGATGGGTGGCATTGACCCCGATTGTCGGCGTGGTTTTCCCCAAGCACAAGACTGGAATCAAGAACTTCTCCAAACCCACCGCCAGTTAATTCAACTACGTCACAAGTATCCCTGTTTACGCATCGGTACTTATGAAGTTCTTCATGCCCAAGGAGAACTATACGTTTTTGCTCGCATCCGGGAAACGGAAGTATTAATTATTGCTGTCAATACAGGCAGTACAACCATCAATCACAATCTTGATATCAGCCAATTAACCAGCCAACCAGAGGTAGTCATCTATGGTACGGGAACCATCGTCCAATTACTTCCAGAAAGTCACAATACCTATTTAGAATTAACAATTCCTCCCCGTACAGGTTGCATAATTGCTAAGGAGTAG